Proteins from one Zavarzinia compransoris genomic window:
- a CDS encoding [NiFe]-hydrogenase assembly chaperone HybE, giving the protein MAARRFEGSFLGDASRLSPGARMECKICWHVYDPAEGCSVWQVPAGTPFAALPAEWRCPNCDGEREQFMLLHDEAAPETAPDPVAVRAAALEDMFRAVAARDMAGIPVVNDKLAVRAVGFQPWQDLALGVLVTPWFMNLILLPLDPAVDAPVVGSKRLVDFPSGRYEFVQGFDNRLGPWEGCSLFSPMFEFRTQAEAVEVADAVMTALFDPEIREGGAPTAEIRQRREADLAAIAEAEAQVQVPVQADSVPAGPASRRALLFGTGEA; this is encoded by the coding sequence ATGGCCGCACGGCGTTTCGAAGGCTCCTTCCTCGGCGATGCCAGCCGGCTGTCGCCGGGGGCGCGCATGGAATGCAAGATCTGCTGGCACGTCTATGATCCCGCCGAGGGGTGCAGCGTGTGGCAGGTCCCGGCGGGCACGCCCTTCGCGGCGCTGCCGGCCGAATGGCGCTGCCCCAATTGCGACGGCGAGCGCGAGCAGTTCATGCTGCTGCACGACGAGGCGGCGCCGGAAACGGCCCCCGATCCGGTGGCGGTCCGGGCCGCCGCCCTCGAAGACATGTTCCGCGCTGTCGCCGCCCGGGACATGGCCGGCATTCCGGTGGTGAACGACAAGCTGGCCGTCAGGGCGGTCGGCTTCCAGCCGTGGCAGGACCTCGCCCTCGGGGTCCTGGTGACGCCCTGGTTCATGAACCTCATCCTTCTCCCCCTCGATCCGGCGGTCGATGCCCCGGTGGTCGGTTCCAAGCGGCTGGTCGATTTTCCCTCCGGCCGCTACGAATTCGTGCAGGGCTTCGATAACCGCCTCGGGCCGTGGGAGGGCTGTTCCCTGTTCTCGCCCATGTTCGAATTCCGCACCCAGGCCGAGGCGGTCGAGGTCGCCGATGCGGTGATGACGGCCCTGTTCGATCCCGAGATCCGCGAGGGCGGCGCCCCGACCGCGGAAATCCGCCAGCGCCGCGAGGCCGACCTCGCCGCCATCGCCGAGGCGGAGGCCCAGGTGCAGGTGCCGGTGCAGGCGGACTCTGTCCCCGCCGGGCCGGCCTCGCGCCGGGCCCTGCTGTTCGGCACGGGGGAAGCGTGA